In Desulfovibrio legallii, one DNA window encodes the following:
- a CDS encoding cation diffusion facilitator family transporter produces MASAPVPTFSPESSEKQRAAVLSLLAALGLTLLKLAVGLATNSLGILSEALHSGLDLLAAAMTLLAVRISAKPADQGHPYGHGKIENLSALGQTLLLFLTCAWVVHEGVSRLLAGASPVTPSLWGVGVMAVSMAVDVNRVRILRRVARRYKSQALEADALHFSTDILSSAVVLAGVLAVWLAAVLRLPDPLHRVLAQADTVAALLVAVIIFRASLRMAAAAVNTLMDSGSAAAQQEAVRAVEAVPGIAEVRRARVRTSGPQNFVDLTVGVAPGLRVADGHRLAHEAEVAVAAVLPGADVTVHVEPARVKAADNPFAVVQRLASEHGLSVHNVHIFHADAGARIELHVELPGGMPFVQAHAQVGAYEADLHKALPGVEVLSHLEPENPAAEQEAGAAVSVPFADMAWAQIRAAAAQEPLVSNPHRFSTYTLPEQGVCLSFHCAVNGGLSVEEAHTVCNRLEQRIRAAVPMVGRIVIHLEPEAAA; encoded by the coding sequence ATGGCATCCGCACCGGTACCCACATTCTCTCCAGAAAGCAGTGAAAAGCAGCGGGCCGCCGTGCTCTCCCTGCTGGCCGCGTTGGGGCTTACGTTACTTAAGCTGGCTGTGGGCCTTGCTACCAACAGCCTGGGCATCCTTTCCGAAGCATTGCACAGCGGCCTGGATCTGCTGGCCGCGGCCATGACGCTGCTGGCCGTGCGCATTTCCGCCAAACCGGCGGACCAGGGGCATCCCTATGGCCACGGCAAGATAGAGAACCTCTCTGCCCTGGGGCAGACCCTGCTTTTGTTCCTGACCTGCGCCTGGGTGGTGCACGAGGGCGTATCACGCCTGCTTGCCGGTGCAAGCCCGGTGACGCCTTCTCTGTGGGGCGTGGGGGTCATGGCCGTATCCATGGCCGTGGACGTCAACCGCGTGCGCATCCTGCGCCGGGTGGCCCGCCGCTACAAAAGCCAGGCCCTGGAGGCCGACGCGCTACATTTTTCCACGGATATCCTGTCCTCGGCCGTGGTGCTGGCGGGGGTGCTGGCCGTCTGGCTGGCGGCGGTTCTGCGCCTGCCGGATCCGCTGCACAGGGTACTGGCGCAGGCCGATACCGTGGCCGCGCTGCTGGTGGCGGTGATTATCTTCCGGGCCAGCCTGCGCATGGCGGCTGCGGCGGTGAACACGCTTATGGATTCCGGTTCCGCCGCGGCGCAGCAGGAAGCAGTCCGCGCGGTGGAAGCCGTGCCTGGCATTGCGGAGGTGCGGCGGGCGCGGGTGCGGACCAGCGGGCCGCAGAATTTTGTGGATCTGACGGTGGGCGTTGCGCCGGGCCTGCGCGTTGCCGACGGGCACCGCCTGGCTCACGAAGCCGAAGTGGCCGTGGCTGCGGTATTGCCTGGAGCGGACGTCACCGTGCATGTGGAGCCGGCCAGAGTCAAGGCTGCGGACAATCCCTTTGCCGTGGTGCAGCGGCTGGCCTCGGAACACGGCCTTTCCGTGCACAACGTGCACATCTTCCATGCCGATGCGGGCGCGCGCATTGAGCTGCATGTGGAACTGCCGGGCGGCATGCCTTTTGTTCAGGCCCACGCCCAGGTGGGCGCGTATGAGGCGGATCTGCATAAGGCTCTGCCGGGCGTGGAGGTGCTGAGCCATCTGGAGCCGGAAAACCCCGCCGCCGAGCAGGAAGCGGGTGCGGCTGTTTCCGTGCCCTTTGCGGATATGGCCTGGGCGCAGATCCGCGCCGCCGCGGCCCAGGAGCCGCTGGTCAGCAACCCGCACCGCTTTTCCACCTACACCTTGCCGGAGCAGGGCGTCTGCCTTTCCTTTCACTGCGCCGTCAACGGCGGGCTCAGCGTGGAGGAGGCCCATACGGTCTGCAACCGTCTGGAGCAGCGGATCCGCGCCGCCGTTCCCATGGTGGGGCGCATCGTCATTCATCTGGAGCCGGAAGCCGCGGCCTGA
- the yihA gene encoding ribosome biogenesis GTP-binding protein YihA/YsxC yields the protein MRPTLALEATVYTPAQLMDRPEAQIALAGRSNVGKSSLLNALAGRRKLAKVSATPGKTRSINFYRVEPAGFYLVDLPGYGYARASHAEREKWARLMEKYFLGCRALRALALLLDCRLPPQQLDKNLVDFARVHGLPLLPVLTKADKCSQRERAARQKEWELLLPRRPLLTAAATGLGLDELWRGLAAAAGATDPAEAAATAAEAAQENALT from the coding sequence ATGCGCCCTACCCTCGCCCTGGAAGCCACGGTCTACACCCCCGCGCAGCTCATGGACCGTCCCGAGGCGCAGATCGCCCTGGCCGGACGCTCCAACGTGGGCAAGTCCTCCCTGCTCAACGCTCTGGCCGGCCGCCGCAAGCTGGCCAAGGTCAGCGCCACGCCGGGCAAGACGCGCTCCATCAATTTTTACCGGGTGGAGCCGGCGGGCTTTTATCTGGTGGATCTGCCCGGCTACGGTTATGCCCGCGCCAGCCATGCGGAGCGCGAGAAGTGGGCCAGGCTGATGGAAAAATACTTCCTCGGCTGCCGGGCTTTGCGCGCCCTGGCCCTTTTGCTGGACTGCCGCCTGCCGCCGCAGCAACTGGACAAAAATCTGGTGGACTTTGCCCGCGTCCACGGCCTGCCCTTGCTGCCCGTACTTACCAAGGCGGACAAGTGCAGCCAGCGCGAACGCGCCGCCAGACAAAAGGAATGGGAACTGCTGTTGCCCCGCCGCCCCTTGCTCACCGCCGCCGCCACGGGGCTTGGCCTGGATGAGCTGTGGCGCGGCCTCGCTGCCGCCGCCGGTGCGACTGACCCCGCAGAGGCTGCAGCCACGGCGGCAGAAGCGGCACAGGAAAACGCGCTTACGTAA
- the efp gene encoding elongation factor P, which yields MYSTTDFRKGLKIEVEGTPYEIVEFQHFKPGKGGAMVRTKLRNILTGRMQDITFRSGEKVGKPDLESRDMQFLYREGEDLIFMDMTTYEQMQMHIATTDGKEGFLKDGQECRVLLYKGSPLDVDIPLSLVLQVVETEPGAKGDTVSNVTKPAKLETGITVQVPIFVNEGDRIKVDTRTKEYLGRE from the coding sequence ATGTATTCGACCACGGATTTCCGCAAGGGCCTGAAGATTGAAGTGGAGGGCACCCCGTACGAAATTGTGGAATTTCAGCACTTCAAGCCCGGCAAGGGCGGGGCCATGGTGCGCACCAAGCTGCGCAACATCCTCACCGGCCGGATGCAGGACATCACCTTCCGCTCCGGCGAAAAAGTGGGCAAGCCCGACCTGGAAAGCCGCGACATGCAGTTCCTCTACCGTGAGGGCGAGGATCTTATCTTCATGGATATGACCACCTACGAGCAGATGCAGATGCACATCGCCACCACCGACGGCAAGGAAGGCTTCCTCAAGGACGGCCAGGAATGCCGCGTGCTGCTTTACAAGGGCAGCCCCCTGGACGTGGACATTCCGCTGAGCCTGGTCCTGCAGGTGGTGGAGACCGAGCCCGGGGCCAAGGGCGATACGGTGAGCAACGTCACCAAGCCCGCCAAGCTGGAAACCGGCATTACGGTTCAGGTGCCCATTTTTGTCAATGAGGGCGACCGCATCAAGGTGGACACCCGCACTAAGGAATACCTGGGTCGGGAGTAG
- a CDS encoding DNA translocase FtsK, with product MLFWALLLLLSLVSFDANDPSLNHVVSGAAVVRNKAGLFGAYAAGFLNDVFGVVALLCPLAFGALGAACISSAYSLHWLRWCGFFLMTICLLVMAAAWDFSVGDLWGGGMVGNALHHNASRYLSPGGSALLWIFVALMGTQLAGNISWFALTGRLGRWLHARWLAWREKADQEAKTSYRAAEAAPAMPDAAAEGPEDNSFAARLRARLHLPSREFWTGLRDRLGDIRPTADRLPKVYEENGAEGAAPQHAAAANLHGAGQGDAAAPQVAPSSVPQDDDDPFPVTETFGPVAASPQSAASAAAAQAAAGATPVPAPQAASPAPAAAAQPSRGGVRAALAPLLGKKAPIPLPSLDLLAPPAKTPAGPAREDREARGKALIACLRDFDIQGELVRITPGPVVTMYEVRPAPGIRVSRIANLSDDLALALKAIAVRIQAPIPGTDTVGIEIPNENRETVNFRELAASEAFRKGCGPLTMILGKDIAGQPYMADLTRMPHLLVAGATGAGKSVCLNGILISLLYRTQPEDLQLLLVDPKRIEMAVYADEPHLVHPVVTEMSEAKNALDWAVHEMDRRYEAMARLGVRNVAGFNQKLAAYKNDLPPDFADLEPLPYLVIVIDELADLMMTAAREVETSIVRLAQLARAAGIHMILATQRPSVDVVTGLIKANFPCRISFQVTSKHDSRTILDQVGAEHLLGRGDMLFKPSGGRLLRLHGPFLSDEDVQRVVGHWKRHLNPAYKVDFAQWSPEGAAGGGAGGGGGDAAQDPLYGEVQVFVSEQGRASISLVQRRFKIGFNRAARLVEQLEQDGIIGPADGSKPRAVVK from the coding sequence CTGCTGTTCTGGGCTCTGCTGCTGCTGCTCAGTCTGGTCAGCTTTGACGCCAATGATCCAAGCCTCAATCATGTGGTCAGCGGCGCGGCGGTAGTGCGCAACAAGGCAGGCCTGTTCGGCGCGTATGCCGCGGGCTTTCTCAACGACGTATTCGGCGTGGTGGCCCTGCTGTGCCCCCTGGCTTTCGGGGCGCTGGGCGCGGCGTGCATTTCCTCGGCCTACAGTCTGCACTGGCTGCGCTGGTGCGGCTTCTTCCTCATGACCATCTGTCTGCTGGTTATGGCCGCGGCCTGGGATTTTTCCGTGGGCGATCTCTGGGGCGGCGGCATGGTGGGCAATGCCCTGCACCACAATGCCAGCCGCTACCTGAGCCCCGGCGGCTCGGCCCTGCTCTGGATTTTTGTGGCCCTGATGGGCACGCAGCTTGCGGGCAACATTTCCTGGTTCGCTCTGACCGGGCGGCTGGGCCGCTGGCTGCACGCCCGCTGGCTGGCCTGGCGGGAAAAGGCCGATCAGGAAGCAAAAACGTCTTACCGTGCAGCCGAGGCTGCGCCCGCCATGCCGGACGCCGCGGCCGAGGGCCCGGAAGACAATTCGTTTGCGGCCCGGCTGCGGGCCCGGCTGCACCTGCCTTCGCGGGAATTCTGGACCGGGCTGCGGGACAGGCTGGGCGACATCCGGCCCACGGCCGACCGCCTGCCCAAGGTTTATGAAGAGAACGGCGCGGAAGGGGCCGCCCCGCAGCACGCCGCCGCTGCGAACCTGCATGGGGCAGGGCAGGGCGACGCCGCCGCGCCGCAGGTTGCGCCTTCTTCTGTGCCGCAGGACGACGACGATCCCTTCCCCGTAACCGAAACCTTCGGGCCCGTGGCGGCTTCCCCGCAGTCTGCGGCAAGCGCTGCGGCGGCCCAGGCCGCCGCAGGCGCAACGCCCGTGCCCGCCCCTCAGGCGGCTTCCCCCGCCCCAGCGGCCGCGGCGCAACCTTCGCGCGGCGGCGTGCGTGCAGCCCTGGCGCCCCTGCTGGGCAAAAAGGCCCCCATCCCGCTGCCCAGCCTGGATCTGCTTGCGCCTCCGGCCAAAACCCCGGCCGGCCCCGCCAGGGAGGACAGGGAGGCGCGGGGCAAGGCGCTCATAGCCTGCCTGCGGGATTTTGACATTCAGGGCGAGCTGGTGCGCATTACGCCGGGCCCGGTGGTCACCATGTATGAGGTGCGCCCGGCCCCCGGCATCCGGGTAAGCCGCATCGCCAACCTGAGCGACGATCTTGCCCTGGCCCTCAAGGCCATTGCCGTGCGCATCCAGGCCCCCATCCCCGGCACAGACACCGTGGGCATTGAGATCCCCAACGAGAACCGGGAGACGGTCAACTTCCGCGAGCTGGCGGCCAGCGAGGCCTTCCGCAAGGGCTGCGGCCCCCTGACCATGATCCTGGGCAAGGATATTGCGGGCCAGCCGTATATGGCGGATCTGACCCGCATGCCGCACCTTCTGGTGGCCGGGGCTACGGGCGCGGGCAAAAGCGTCTGCCTCAACGGCATCCTCATCAGTCTGCTTTACCGCACCCAGCCGGAGGATTTGCAGCTTCTGCTGGTGGACCCCAAGCGCATTGAAATGGCCGTTTACGCGGACGAGCCGCATTTGGTGCATCCTGTGGTCACGGAAATGAGCGAGGCCAAGAACGCTCTGGACTGGGCCGTGCACGAGATGGACCGCCGCTACGAGGCCATGGCCCGCCTGGGCGTGCGCAACGTGGCGGGCTTCAACCAAAAACTCGCGGCGTACAAAAATGACCTGCCGCCCGATTTCGCCGATCTGGAGCCTTTGCCCTATCTGGTCATTGTCATCGACGAGCTGGCGGATCTGATGATGACCGCCGCCCGTGAGGTGGAGACCAGCATCGTGCGCCTGGCGCAGCTGGCCCGCGCTGCGGGCATCCATATGATTCTGGCCACCCAGCGCCCCAGCGTGGACGTGGTTACCGGCCTGATCAAGGCCAACTTCCCCTGCCGCATTTCGTTTCAGGTCACTTCCAAGCACGATTCGCGCACCATTCTGGATCAGGTGGGCGCGGAGCACTTGCTGGGCCGCGGCGACATGCTCTTCAAACCCAGCGGCGGCCGTCTGCTGCGTCTGCACGGCCCCTTCCTGAGCGATGAGGATGTGCAGCGCGTGGTGGGCCACTGGAAGCGCCATCTGAACCCCGCCTACAAGGTGGACTTCGCCCAGTGGAGCCCGGAGGGCGCGGCCGGAGGCGGCGCCGGCGGCGGGGGCGGCGACGCTGCCCAGGACCCCCTGTACGGTGAAGTGCAGGTTTTTGTGAGCGAGCAGGGCAGGGCCTCCATTTCCCTGGTACAGCGGCGCTTCAAAATTGGCTTTAACCGCGCTGCCCGGCTGGTGGAACAGCTGGAACAGGACGGCATCATCGGCCCTGCCGACGGCAGCAAGCCCAGGGCTGTGGTGAAATAA
- the lolA gene encoding outer membrane lipoprotein chaperone LolA: protein MRALALAFLALVLWLPAPAAGAADPLVQTIQARYEKLQAFSATFTQALSHKESGATEQRQGTLLFQKPLRIRWQTARPHEETLVVTDKEIWDYLPDEEVAYRYPPSLVQDSRSIIQVITGQAALTKDFDIKNEGQEDGLVRLRLFPKEPSPQMVEAVIWVEQGTGYIRRARITDFYGNGNEVRFTSFTPDARLESGAFRFAPPKGVEVEDRIDRNVPERELFK from the coding sequence ATGCGCGCATTGGCCCTGGCATTTCTGGCTTTGGTCCTGTGGCTGCCCGCCCCGGCGGCAGGTGCGGCCGATCCCCTGGTGCAGACGATCCAGGCCCGTTACGAAAAGTTGCAGGCCTTTTCCGCCACGTTTACGCAGGCCCTCAGCCACAAGGAAAGCGGCGCTACAGAGCAGCGGCAGGGCACGCTGCTGTTCCAGAAGCCCTTGCGCATCCGCTGGCAGACGGCGCGGCCCCATGAAGAAACCCTGGTGGTTACGGACAAAGAAATCTGGGACTACCTGCCCGATGAAGAGGTGGCCTACCGCTACCCCCCCAGCCTGGTGCAGGATTCGCGCAGCATTATCCAGGTCATTACCGGGCAGGCCGCCCTTACCAAGGATTTTGACATCAAAAATGAAGGCCAGGAGGATGGGCTCGTCAGGCTGCGCCTCTTCCCCAAGGAACCTTCGCCGCAGATGGTGGAGGCCGTCATCTGGGTGGAACAGGGCACGGGCTACATTCGGCGAGCCAGGATCACAGATTTTTACGGCAACGGCAACGAGGTGCGCTTTACGTCCTTTACCCCGGACGCCCGGCTGGAGTCCGGCGCGTTCCGCTTTGCCCCGCCCAAGGGCGTGGAGGTGGAGGACCGCATCGACCGCAACGTGCCTGAACGGGAACTTTTTAAATAG